The Chryseobacterium indicum genome contains a region encoding:
- a CDS encoding HlyD family secretion protein, whose product MAEKDILDNIELRSESVQDILTQPPHWMIRWGNTIIFLILVLILIMSYIIKYPEFVPAPIVVTSQNPPEKLQATINSKIEKIFIKNHQEVKKDQVLMVMQSTADYKDVLALKKLMDSITPDQLHSFPLHEASRFKLGELQGDYNQFAKAFQDEALFTRLQPYAPENLAANQSISEYKSRIATLRQQKSLELAKYELTKKNYQRSQELFNQGVIASVELENEKIKYLQAQQNLQNLNISISQIEEGISNLNKTKSGASISTEKDKITYSSQTLQLFEQLRKSLKQWEQSYLVISNTEGVASFQQFFGENQFIKAGDPILSILPKNKEALVGRMQVPATNSGKIASGEKVLIKLDNYRYQEYGIVEGKVQNISIAPDDKGNYYVDVLLPKGLKTSYNKNLTFDKELKGNAEIVTQDLRLIERFFYQMRKLLGYQT is encoded by the coding sequence ATGGCAGAAAAAGACATTTTAGATAATATTGAGCTTCGTTCTGAAAGTGTTCAGGATATTCTTACCCAGCCTCCTCATTGGATGATCCGGTGGGGAAATACCATTATATTTTTAATTTTAGTGCTTATTTTAATAATGAGCTACATTATTAAGTACCCTGAATTTGTTCCGGCTCCTATTGTGGTCACTTCCCAGAACCCTCCTGAGAAATTACAGGCAACTATCAATTCTAAAATCGAAAAAATCTTTATTAAAAACCATCAGGAAGTTAAAAAAGATCAGGTATTGATGGTCATGCAATCCACCGCTGATTATAAAGATGTCTTAGCATTAAAAAAGCTGATGGATTCCATTACTCCGGATCAGCTACACTCTTTTCCCTTGCATGAGGCTTCGCGATTTAAATTAGGAGAATTGCAGGGAGACTATAATCAATTTGCAAAAGCCTTTCAGGATGAAGCTTTGTTCACAAGATTACAGCCTTATGCCCCGGAAAATTTAGCAGCCAATCAAAGTATCTCTGAGTATAAAAGCCGTATAGCAACACTAAGGCAACAGAAAAGTCTGGAACTTGCCAAATATGAACTGACCAAGAAAAACTATCAGCGTTCACAGGAATTGTTTAATCAAGGCGTAATTGCTTCCGTAGAACTGGAAAACGAAAAAATAAAATATCTTCAGGCACAGCAAAACCTTCAAAACCTGAACATTTCCATATCTCAAATAGAAGAAGGAATTTCTAATTTAAACAAAACGAAAAGTGGGGCGTCCATCAGTACAGAAAAAGACAAGATCACGTATTCTTCTCAAACCTTACAATTATTTGAACAATTAAGAAAATCGCTCAAGCAGTGGGAACAAAGCTATCTGGTGATATCCAATACGGAAGGTGTAGCAAGTTTTCAGCAGTTTTTCGGCGAAAACCAGTTTATTAAAGCGGGTGATCCTATTTTATCTATTTTACCTAAAAACAAAGAAGCACTAGTAGGAAGAATGCAGGTTCCGGCTACCAACTCAGGTAAGATTGCTTCAGGTGAAAAGGTTTTAATTAAGCTCGATAATTACCGTTATCAGGAATATGGGATTGTAGAAGGAAAGGTTCAGAATATTTCTATTGCTCCTGATGACAAAGGGAATTATTATGTGGATGTACTTCTTCCGAAGGGATTGAAAACTTCTTACAATAAAAATCTTACTTTCGATAAAGAACTGAAAGGTAATGCAGAAATTGTCACTCAGGATTTGAGGTTAATCGAACGCTTTTTCTACCAGATGAGAAAATTGTTAGGATATCAAACCTAA